Proteins from one Prinia subflava isolate CZ2003 ecotype Zambia chromosome 22, Cam_Psub_1.2, whole genome shotgun sequence genomic window:
- the LAYN gene encoding layilin isoform X1, which produces MSSTKLPQIDVSPLILVLSSAVPVTVLSPPPGQTVCRRGTQKPCYKIVYFHDASRRTSYEEAHLACRADGGHLVSIESPAEQRLIESFIRSLLAADGDFWIGLRRRKEEEGNSTECHSFYSWSDGSSSKFRNWYVDEPSCGGEVCVVLYHQPSAPPGLGGPYMFQWNDDRCNMKNNFICKYTLEKPTKAPIDNSRRAVATEPWKGKFPEERRRKVANGTAVGAKEPVQSLAYILISSIPVLLFLMAVTGISCFWLFVKRRQELVDVTPKGDSAWLPPPGGDSPELDIYRVINKQSEADLAGARPGTKNSSFRAREGLGSPCRDPEDSSSSGLVTLGSTESGFVTNDIYELCGDRVGRSKESTWVDNEIYGY; this is translated from the exons ATGAGCAGCACAAAACTCCCCCAAATTGATGTTTCACCCTTAATTTTGGTCCTGTCCAGCGCCGTTCCTGTGACagttctctctcctcccccagGGCAGACGGTTTGCAGGCGTGGGACACAGAAACCCTGCTACAAAATCGTTTATTTCCACGACGCCTCGCGCAGGACCAGCTACGAGGAAGCTCACCTGGCCTGCAGGGCTGACGGGGGACACCTGGTCAGCATCGAGAGCCCAGCGGAGCAGAGACTGATCGAATCCTTCATCAGGAGCCTCCTGGCTGCTGATGGAGACTTCTGGATtgggctgaggaggaggaaggaggaggagggcaacAGCACCGAGTGTCACAGCTTCTACTCCTGGTCGGATGGGAGCTCGTCCAAATTCCG GAATTGGTACGTGGACGAGCCCTCGTGTGGGGGTGAGGTGTGTGTGGTGCTCTACCACCAACCCTCGGCCCCGCCTGGCCTGGGGGGGCCCTACATGTTCCAGTGGAACGACGACAGATGCAACATGAAAAACAACTTCATCTGCAAATACACCCTGG agaaGCCAACAAAAGCTCCAATAGACAATTCCCGAAGAG CTGTGGCCACAGAGCCCTGGAAGGGGAAATTCCCCGAGGAACGCCGGAGGAAAGTTGCCAATGGAACAGCAGTGGGAGCCAAAG agCCTGTTCAGAGCCTTGCCTACATCCTCATTTCCAGCattcctgtgctgcttttcctcatgGCTGTCACAGGCATCTCCTGCTTTTGGCTCTTTGTGAAGAG GAGACAGGAGCTGGTGGATGTGACCCCGAAGGGTGACAGTGCCTGGCTGCCACCGCccggcggggacagccccgagctggACATCTACAGAGTGATCAACAAACAATCCGAGGCTGACCTGGCCGGGGCCAGGCCTGGCACCAAGAATTCCTCCTTCCGTGcccgggaggggctggggagcccctgcagggaccCCGAGGACTCCTCCAGCAGTGGCCTGGTGAcactgggcagcacagagagtgGCTTTGTCACCAACGACATCTACGAGCTGTGCGGGGACCGTGTGGGCAGGAGCAAGGAGTCCACCTGGGTGGACAATGAGATTTATGGGTATTGA
- the LAYN gene encoding layilin isoform X2 has translation MLAAAALCAAALGCAAGARLLSAVDISLRRGQTVCRRGTQKPCYKIVYFHDASRRTSYEEAHLACRADGGHLVSIESPAEQRLIESFIRSLLAADGDFWIGLRRRKEEEGNSTECHSFYSWSDGSSSKFRNWYVDEPSCGGEVCVVLYHQPSAPPGLGGPYMFQWNDDRCNMKNNFICKYTLEKPTKAPIDNSRRAVATEPWKGKFPEERRRKVANGTAVGAKEPVQSLAYILISSIPVLLFLMAVTGISCFWLFVKRRQELVDVTPKGDSAWLPPPGGDSPELDIYRVINKQSEADLAGARPGTKNSSFRAREGLGSPCRDPEDSSSSGLVTLGSTESGFVTNDIYELCGDRVGRSKESTWVDNEIYGY, from the exons AtgctggcggcggcggcgctgtGCGCGGCCGCGCTGGGCtgcgcggcgggggcgcggctGCTCAGCG CAGTGGACATTTCCCTCAGAAGAG GGCAGACGGTTTGCAGGCGTGGGACACAGAAACCCTGCTACAAAATCGTTTATTTCCACGACGCCTCGCGCAGGACCAGCTACGAGGAAGCTCACCTGGCCTGCAGGGCTGACGGGGGACACCTGGTCAGCATCGAGAGCCCAGCGGAGCAGAGACTGATCGAATCCTTCATCAGGAGCCTCCTGGCTGCTGATGGAGACTTCTGGATtgggctgaggaggaggaaggaggaggagggcaacAGCACCGAGTGTCACAGCTTCTACTCCTGGTCGGATGGGAGCTCGTCCAAATTCCG GAATTGGTACGTGGACGAGCCCTCGTGTGGGGGTGAGGTGTGTGTGGTGCTCTACCACCAACCCTCGGCCCCGCCTGGCCTGGGGGGGCCCTACATGTTCCAGTGGAACGACGACAGATGCAACATGAAAAACAACTTCATCTGCAAATACACCCTGG agaaGCCAACAAAAGCTCCAATAGACAATTCCCGAAGAG CTGTGGCCACAGAGCCCTGGAAGGGGAAATTCCCCGAGGAACGCCGGAGGAAAGTTGCCAATGGAACAGCAGTGGGAGCCAAAG agCCTGTTCAGAGCCTTGCCTACATCCTCATTTCCAGCattcctgtgctgcttttcctcatgGCTGTCACAGGCATCTCCTGCTTTTGGCTCTTTGTGAAGAG GAGACAGGAGCTGGTGGATGTGACCCCGAAGGGTGACAGTGCCTGGCTGCCACCGCccggcggggacagccccgagctggACATCTACAGAGTGATCAACAAACAATCCGAGGCTGACCTGGCCGGGGCCAGGCCTGGCACCAAGAATTCCTCCTTCCGTGcccgggaggggctggggagcccctgcagggaccCCGAGGACTCCTCCAGCAGTGGCCTGGTGAcactgggcagcacagagagtgGCTTTGTCACCAACGACATCTACGAGCTGTGCGGGGACCGTGTGGGCAGGAGCAAGGAGTCCACCTGGGTGGACAATGAGATTTATGGGTATTGA
- the LAYN gene encoding layilin isoform X4, protein MLAAAALCAAALGCAAGARLLSGQTVCRRGTQKPCYKIVYFHDASRRTSYEEAHLACRADGGHLVSIESPAEQRLIESFIRSLLAADGDFWIGLRRRKEEEGNSTECHSFYSWSDGSSSKFRNWYVDEPSCGGEVCVVLYHQPSAPPGLGGPYMFQWNDDRCNMKNNFICKYTLEKPTKAPIDNSRRAVATEPWKGKFPEERRRKVANGTAVGAKEPVQSLAYILISSIPVLLFLMAVTGISCFWLFVKRRQELVDVTPKGDSAWLPPPGGDSPELDIYRVINKQSEADLAGARPGTKNSSFRAREGLGSPCRDPEDSSSSGLVTLGSTESGFVTNDIYELCGDRVGRSKESTWVDNEIYGY, encoded by the exons AtgctggcggcggcggcgctgtGCGCGGCCGCGCTGGGCtgcgcggcgggggcgcggctGCTCAGCG GGCAGACGGTTTGCAGGCGTGGGACACAGAAACCCTGCTACAAAATCGTTTATTTCCACGACGCCTCGCGCAGGACCAGCTACGAGGAAGCTCACCTGGCCTGCAGGGCTGACGGGGGACACCTGGTCAGCATCGAGAGCCCAGCGGAGCAGAGACTGATCGAATCCTTCATCAGGAGCCTCCTGGCTGCTGATGGAGACTTCTGGATtgggctgaggaggaggaaggaggaggagggcaacAGCACCGAGTGTCACAGCTTCTACTCCTGGTCGGATGGGAGCTCGTCCAAATTCCG GAATTGGTACGTGGACGAGCCCTCGTGTGGGGGTGAGGTGTGTGTGGTGCTCTACCACCAACCCTCGGCCCCGCCTGGCCTGGGGGGGCCCTACATGTTCCAGTGGAACGACGACAGATGCAACATGAAAAACAACTTCATCTGCAAATACACCCTGG agaaGCCAACAAAAGCTCCAATAGACAATTCCCGAAGAG CTGTGGCCACAGAGCCCTGGAAGGGGAAATTCCCCGAGGAACGCCGGAGGAAAGTTGCCAATGGAACAGCAGTGGGAGCCAAAG agCCTGTTCAGAGCCTTGCCTACATCCTCATTTCCAGCattcctgtgctgcttttcctcatgGCTGTCACAGGCATCTCCTGCTTTTGGCTCTTTGTGAAGAG GAGACAGGAGCTGGTGGATGTGACCCCGAAGGGTGACAGTGCCTGGCTGCCACCGCccggcggggacagccccgagctggACATCTACAGAGTGATCAACAAACAATCCGAGGCTGACCTGGCCGGGGCCAGGCCTGGCACCAAGAATTCCTCCTTCCGTGcccgggaggggctggggagcccctgcagggaccCCGAGGACTCCTCCAGCAGTGGCCTGGTGAcactgggcagcacagagagtgGCTTTGTCACCAACGACATCTACGAGCTGTGCGGGGACCGTGTGGGCAGGAGCAAGGAGTCCACCTGGGTGGACAATGAGATTTATGGGTATTGA
- the LAYN gene encoding layilin isoform X3: MRRQRISSSFFNEEKMCLCISKEPGCSSGQTVCRRGTQKPCYKIVYFHDASRRTSYEEAHLACRADGGHLVSIESPAEQRLIESFIRSLLAADGDFWIGLRRRKEEEGNSTECHSFYSWSDGSSSKFRNWYVDEPSCGGEVCVVLYHQPSAPPGLGGPYMFQWNDDRCNMKNNFICKYTLEKPTKAPIDNSRRAVATEPWKGKFPEERRRKVANGTAVGAKEPVQSLAYILISSIPVLLFLMAVTGISCFWLFVKRRQELVDVTPKGDSAWLPPPGGDSPELDIYRVINKQSEADLAGARPGTKNSSFRAREGLGSPCRDPEDSSSSGLVTLGSTESGFVTNDIYELCGDRVGRSKESTWVDNEIYGY; encoded by the exons ATGAGGAGgcagagaatttcttcctccttttttaatgaggaaaaaatgtgtttgtgtatCAGCAAAGAGCCTGGGTGCAGTTCTG GGCAGACGGTTTGCAGGCGTGGGACACAGAAACCCTGCTACAAAATCGTTTATTTCCACGACGCCTCGCGCAGGACCAGCTACGAGGAAGCTCACCTGGCCTGCAGGGCTGACGGGGGACACCTGGTCAGCATCGAGAGCCCAGCGGAGCAGAGACTGATCGAATCCTTCATCAGGAGCCTCCTGGCTGCTGATGGAGACTTCTGGATtgggctgaggaggaggaaggaggaggagggcaacAGCACCGAGTGTCACAGCTTCTACTCCTGGTCGGATGGGAGCTCGTCCAAATTCCG GAATTGGTACGTGGACGAGCCCTCGTGTGGGGGTGAGGTGTGTGTGGTGCTCTACCACCAACCCTCGGCCCCGCCTGGCCTGGGGGGGCCCTACATGTTCCAGTGGAACGACGACAGATGCAACATGAAAAACAACTTCATCTGCAAATACACCCTGG agaaGCCAACAAAAGCTCCAATAGACAATTCCCGAAGAG CTGTGGCCACAGAGCCCTGGAAGGGGAAATTCCCCGAGGAACGCCGGAGGAAAGTTGCCAATGGAACAGCAGTGGGAGCCAAAG agCCTGTTCAGAGCCTTGCCTACATCCTCATTTCCAGCattcctgtgctgcttttcctcatgGCTGTCACAGGCATCTCCTGCTTTTGGCTCTTTGTGAAGAG GAGACAGGAGCTGGTGGATGTGACCCCGAAGGGTGACAGTGCCTGGCTGCCACCGCccggcggggacagccccgagctggACATCTACAGAGTGATCAACAAACAATCCGAGGCTGACCTGGCCGGGGCCAGGCCTGGCACCAAGAATTCCTCCTTCCGTGcccgggaggggctggggagcccctgcagggaccCCGAGGACTCCTCCAGCAGTGGCCTGGTGAcactgggcagcacagagagtgGCTTTGTCACCAACGACATCTACGAGCTGTGCGGGGACCGTGTGGGCAGGAGCAAGGAGTCCACCTGGGTGGACAATGAGATTTATGGGTATTGA